Proteins from a genomic interval of Desulfofustis limnaeus:
- a CDS encoding Hsp20/alpha crystallin family protein, producing the protein MEDKNLQRKEQGTVEAARRIRTVMPPVDIYENDDEILLHAEMPGVTKESVKINIDNGNLSLSGVRKLDQVGAATWQEFSDVEYERTFAVPQNIEVTKVKAELKDGILCLHLPKAESAKPRVIEITTG; encoded by the coding sequence ATGGAAGATAAAAACCTGCAGAGAAAGGAACAAGGAACCGTTGAGGCCGCCAGAAGAATCCGGACGGTCATGCCGCCGGTGGATATCTATGAGAACGACGACGAGATCCTTCTGCACGCGGAAATGCCCGGCGTCACAAAGGAATCGGTGAAAATTAACATCGACAACGGCAACCTGAGCCTGTCCGGAGTGCGCAAACTGGATCAAGTCGGCGCCGCCACCTGGCAGGAGTTCAGCGATGTGGAGTATGAGAGGACTTTTGCCGTGCCGCAAAACATCGAAGTTACGAAGGTAAAAGCGGAATTGAAAGACGGCATCCTCTGTTTACACCTGCCCAAGGCCGAGTCGGCCAAGCCGCGTGTCATCGAAATCACCACCGGCTGA
- a CDS encoding Hsp20/alpha crystallin family protein encodes MFTRWSDIDRMFEAMGLLRGRLDSMYDDFDRSFGTGWTLSGNYPRTNMVDRGDFLELTAEIPGIAKNDLNIKLQGNYLEISGIRNIAVPEGYTVHRRERGTTSFTRSFSLPSEIDASKVTANLANGILVLKLPKAEAAKPRQITIN; translated from the coding sequence ATGTTTACCAGATGGAGCGATATCGACCGGATGTTCGAGGCCATGGGTTTGCTCAGGGGGCGGCTGGACAGTATGTATGACGATTTTGACCGTTCATTCGGTACGGGGTGGACACTAAGCGGCAACTACCCGCGGACCAATATGGTCGACAGGGGTGATTTTCTCGAACTCACCGCTGAAATACCCGGTATTGCCAAAAACGATCTGAATATCAAGTTGCAAGGTAACTACCTTGAGATTTCCGGCATTAGAAATATTGCTGTGCCCGAGGGCTATACGGTTCACCGCCGTGAACGGGGGACCACGTCGTTCACCAGGAGTTTCAGCCTGCCGTCTGAAATTGACGCCAGCAAGGTGACGGCCAATCTGGCCAACGGCATCCTGGTATTGAAACTGCCGAAAGCGGAAGCGGCAAAACCCCGACAGATCACGATCAACTAA
- a CDS encoding RimK family protein, translating to MKLLLIVPNPKKLPFKIAGVEAVAARTYLTEPVFAKMNGVRVFNLCSSYRYKSIGYYVSLIAEARGHRPVPNITVIRDLQTPAMVRMANAELHDLIQKSLRKIKQNHYTLSIYFGRNVAKQYDALCRELFNRFHAPLMRAELLLGKDGSWGIHQLRNIGIGDIPEAHLPFLANRGETYFAQHGYRHRRRALYRYSLALLHNPAEDHAPSNAGALKRFIRAGEKNNLEVKLITREDFSRLPEFDALFIRETTNVNDHTFRFARYAEANQLVVIDDPQSIIRCANKVFLAEMLAHYRIKTPQTMIVHRDNVEVIPFELGLPCVIKQPDSAFSVGVIKVTSEDELRQACEKMLDRSELIIAQTFLPTDFDWRIGILDRKPLFVCRYYMVENHWQIIKHERDGRQEEGLFETLAEEDAPAEALKLALRATQHIGDGLYGVDIKQVGNRFYVIEVNDNPNIDEGIEDAVLKDALYQSIIQSFLRRIIKKKGL from the coding sequence ATGAAACTGCTTTTGATCGTACCCAACCCGAAAAAACTTCCTTTCAAAATCGCCGGCGTCGAGGCCGTCGCCGCCCGGACCTACCTGACCGAACCAGTCTTCGCCAAGATGAACGGGGTTCGGGTCTTCAATCTGTGCAGCAGTTACCGTTACAAGTCAATCGGTTATTACGTCTCACTGATAGCGGAGGCCAGAGGGCATCGACCGGTGCCGAACATCACGGTGATACGGGATCTGCAGACACCGGCGATGGTTCGCATGGCCAACGCGGAACTGCATGATCTGATTCAAAAAAGTCTGAGAAAGATCAAACAGAACCACTATACGTTGAGCATCTATTTCGGCCGTAATGTGGCCAAGCAATACGATGCCTTATGCCGGGAGCTGTTCAATCGGTTTCACGCACCCCTCATGCGGGCCGAACTACTGCTGGGAAAAGACGGGTCCTGGGGTATTCACCAACTGCGCAATATCGGTATTGGCGACATCCCGGAGGCCCACCTGCCGTTTCTTGCCAACCGGGGGGAGACCTATTTTGCCCAGCACGGCTATCGCCACCGTCGAAGAGCGCTGTACCGGTATTCGTTGGCGCTCTTGCACAACCCGGCAGAGGACCATGCTCCTTCCAATGCCGGCGCACTCAAACGTTTTATTCGTGCCGGAGAGAAAAACAACCTGGAGGTGAAGCTGATCACCCGTGAGGATTTTTCACGGCTGCCCGAGTTCGACGCGCTGTTCATTCGTGAAACAACCAACGTGAATGACCACACTTTTCGTTTTGCCCGCTATGCCGAAGCTAACCAACTGGTGGTGATCGACGACCCGCAGTCGATCATTCGCTGTGCCAACAAGGTCTTTCTGGCGGAGATGTTGGCTCACTACCGGATCAAGACGCCGCAGACAATGATCGTCCATCGCGACAATGTCGAGGTGATTCCGTTTGAACTGGGGTTGCCGTGCGTCATCAAGCAGCCGGACAGCGCCTTTTCGGTGGGGGTGATCAAGGTGACCAGCGAGGATGAGTTGCGTCAGGCCTGCGAGAAAATGCTCGACCGATCGGAACTGATCATCGCTCAGACCTTTCTGCCCACTGATTTCGACTGGCGAATCGGCATCCTCGATCGTAAACCGCTTTTTGTCTGCCGATATTATATGGTGGAAAACCACTGGCAGATCATCAAGCACGAGCGCGACGGGAGACAGGAGGAGGGCTTATTTGAGACACTGGCTGAGGAAGACGCTCCGGCCGAGGCGCTAAAGCTGGCGCTCCGGGCCACCCAGCATATCGGAGACGGCTTGTACGGGGTTGATATCAAACAGGTGGGGAATCGGTTTTACGTCATCGAGGTCAACGATAACCCAAATATCGATGAAGGGATCGAGGATGCCGTTTTGAAGGACGCGCTCTATCAGAGCATCATCCAGTCCTTCTTGCGAAGAATCATTAAAAAGAAGGGGCTATGA
- a CDS encoding carboxylate-amine ligase encodes MKRQLHLFDGYGIEIEYMIVDRRDWRIRPLAAVLLRDEHGAIVNERCHGDVCWSNELVQHVVELKTAAPVSSPSGLAETFQDDIRTINRLLAPYDATLLPGATHPLMDPLAETLLWEEDDRDIYQAFNAIFDCRGHGWSNLQSMHVNLPFQGDDEFFRLHGAIRAILPFIPALAASSPFQDGRDTGLLDARMDHYGKNCARIPQVTGLIVPEPIKDRADYHQSILQPLYQQLKPHDPRGILQHEWANARGAIARFERNTIEIRVIDSQECPAADIGVAALICGVVRSFAEAGVDRIMALNRLPTQLLHQQLRACIERAEQAPIIDPDLGKAFGLPPALHTGGDFWRHWAGCVPGVDPHLQTLAVIFQEGTLATRMKAGCGEVTRHDLQRLCEKLSRCLAEGMMFQPAQR; translated from the coding sequence ATGAAGAGACAACTCCACCTGTTTGACGGGTACGGCATCGAGATCGAATACATGATTGTCGACCGCCGGGATTGGCGGATCAGACCACTCGCCGCCGTCCTGTTGCGTGACGAGCACGGGGCGATTGTCAACGAACGGTGTCATGGTGATGTGTGCTGGTCCAACGAATTGGTCCAGCATGTGGTCGAGCTGAAGACCGCGGCGCCGGTCTCTTCGCCTTCCGGTCTGGCCGAGACGTTCCAAGATGATATCCGCACGATCAATCGCTTGCTGGCACCATATGACGCGACTCTTCTGCCCGGCGCCACGCACCCGTTGATGGACCCGCTCGCGGAGACGCTGCTCTGGGAAGAAGACGATCGGGACATCTACCAGGCCTTCAATGCGATTTTTGATTGTCGCGGGCATGGCTGGTCCAACCTGCAATCGATGCATGTCAATCTGCCTTTCCAGGGAGATGACGAATTTTTTCGGTTGCATGGAGCGATTCGGGCGATACTGCCGTTTATTCCGGCACTGGCTGCTTCTTCGCCATTTCAGGATGGGCGCGACACCGGTCTGTTGGATGCCCGAATGGATCATTACGGCAAAAACTGTGCGAGAATCCCCCAGGTGACCGGGCTGATCGTACCCGAACCGATCAAAGACCGTGCCGATTACCACCAGTCTATTCTTCAGCCGCTCTACCAGCAATTGAAGCCGCACGACCCGCGAGGGATCCTGCAGCATGAGTGGGCCAACGCCCGTGGGGCGATCGCCCGTTTTGAGCGCAATACCATCGAGATCAGAGTGATCGATTCCCAGGAATGCCCGGCTGCCGACATCGGCGTGGCTGCCTTGATCTGCGGGGTAGTGCGCTCCTTCGCAGAAGCCGGGGTGGATCGCATCATGGCCTTGAACCGACTGCCCACGCAGCTGCTCCATCAGCAGCTACGGGCCTGTATCGAACGGGCCGAGCAGGCACCGATCATCGACCCCGATCTGGGCAAGGCCTTCGGCCTCCCTCCGGCACTGCACACCGGCGGTGATTTTTGGCGACACTGGGCGGGGTGCGTGCCCGGTGTCGATCCGCATCTGCAGACACTTGCCGTTATTTTCCAGGAAGGCACGCTGGCCACGCGCATGAAGGCCGGCTGCGGGGAGGTCACCAGGCACGACCTGCAGCGGCTTTGCGAAAAGTTGAGCCGCTGTCTTGCTGAAGGCATGATGTTTCAGCCGGCCCAGAGATAA
- a CDS encoding HD-GYP domain-containing protein: MFDQLNTVLILLCRAISTRKLYFSDHPKVLALAAGFIEKLQTFCRDANLDKLFIGIVDNTLVFEGRNLVGPSIVGRQLIQFAEKLRCGGFSFSAQTSQAEFSALLDLSVDLKLPVESIKQARELLVANNIFTIEIAHHYVGSSGAMTREQRTVWQGQDTGDFLYSPTLIYQALFDSVAQTHGDVVLGQDIDIDNTRSVSEYMLHFTKAHFSDMMQHVHYPDYDSYTVGHSVRVAALAVFLGNAFNWSEEMLLALGTAGLLHDIGKSKVSEQILYKPGKLTKDEFAEIMAHSRIGAEILLAHKDSSPLDIAAAWGHHIRHDGTGYPRQPDWAVRHPITSLLQICDAFEALTAARPYKPALSPHVAYGIMLRDKGGFHPTMLASFISVIGLYPPGTMVRLSDGSRGLVMLSGPRIDRPRIKITKAPDGTELSGADYYQINLAAGEHRSLQVEELLLNEALF; this comes from the coding sequence ATGTTCGATCAATTGAACACTGTCCTCATCCTGTTGTGCCGGGCCATCTCAACAAGGAAACTCTACTTTTCCGACCATCCGAAAGTCCTTGCGCTGGCCGCCGGGTTCATTGAGAAACTTCAAACCTTTTGCCGCGACGCCAATCTTGACAAGCTGTTCATCGGTATTGTCGACAACACCCTGGTCTTCGAAGGACGAAACCTGGTCGGTCCCAGCATTGTCGGCCGCCAGCTCATCCAGTTTGCGGAGAAACTGCGCTGTGGCGGGTTCTCGTTCTCGGCCCAAACCTCACAGGCCGAATTCTCCGCCCTGCTGGACTTGAGCGTCGACCTCAAACTGCCGGTGGAAAGCATCAAACAGGCCCGCGAGTTACTGGTTGCCAACAACATATTCACCATCGAGATCGCCCATCACTATGTGGGCTCGTCCGGAGCCATGACCAGGGAGCAGCGCACCGTCTGGCAGGGACAGGACACCGGCGATTTTCTCTACTCGCCGACACTGATCTACCAGGCCCTGTTCGACTCCGTAGCCCAGACGCACGGGGATGTGGTGCTGGGTCAGGACATCGACATCGACAATACCCGGTCCGTCAGCGAATACATGCTGCATTTCACCAAAGCCCATTTCTCCGACATGATGCAGCATGTTCACTACCCGGATTACGACAGCTATACCGTCGGCCATTCGGTCCGTGTTGCCGCCCTGGCGGTTTTTCTCGGCAATGCCTTCAACTGGAGCGAGGAGATGCTGCTGGCCCTGGGGACCGCCGGCCTGCTGCACGATATCGGCAAGAGTAAGGTCTCCGAACAGATCCTCTATAAGCCGGGCAAACTCACCAAAGACGAATTTGCCGAGATCATGGCCCACTCCCGAATCGGCGCCGAGATCCTGCTCGCCCACAAGGACTCGTCACCGCTCGACATCGCCGCCGCCTGGGGTCACCATATCCGTCATGACGGTACCGGTTATCCGCGTCAACCCGATTGGGCGGTCAGGCATCCGATAACCTCGCTTTTACAGATCTGTGACGCCTTCGAGGCCCTTACCGCTGCGCGGCCCTATAAGCCGGCGCTTTCTCCACATGTCGCCTACGGGATCATGCTGCGCGACAAAGGTGGTTTCCACCCTACCATGCTGGCTTCGTTCATTTCGGTCATCGGCCTCTACCCGCCGGGTACCATGGTCCGTCTCTCCGACGGCAGCCGGGGTTTGGTCATGCTCAGCGGCCCGAGGATCGACCGTCCCCGAATCAAAATAACAAAAGCCCCCGACGGCACCGAACTCTCCGGGGCCGATTACTACCAGATCAATCTGGCCGCCGGGGAACACCGATCCCTTCAAGTGGAGGAACTGCTTCTCAACGAAGCGCTTTTCTGA
- a CDS encoding cyclic nucleotide-binding domain-containing protein, whose product MEIDRERQAQALAKAKEIIADAEKKREAARVEKGVAIFLQGKFEILHNDELVENLASYTLNKYITDNRDDAVKILHKLGKSLCWDDKAIRERSLMVVSVFTEITLEEDFAEFREIVARILVDWLKFESEYIAGFEIVCLQLQKIVLRMLYAGQWHELENLIIVLQQISSGAIVKNNLIRGMTAKVHENLAEPDLLDKLVNVYLDENDDRRSLAESLLVHLGRLAAAFLVQKLIYCNTKEDRFALIDLIPRVGEVSVPILVNCLKEEPPWFVIRNIILIISRLGDPSLYEIVEPYLTHKDIRVQQQVINCIETLGGKFMRKRLIQALMNINDELKGHLIVHLGQYEGKDIGEAFIDLLEQRDTIASHVRHDLILKLCIKLKFYPFQRAMDCLRELINERRRSYGEADKITMAAATSLQAIEIKMKSPDDAVFAGKGGLLVEAAEEQEVAFGEGVFGQGEERDNLGALFSASEITHLAAGEELSASLEDVAPSHAQTAGQEMPFYASQEHHLTVWSKLYEQMSTEEVNDFFAILKPKVYQANEEIVHQGETVTDLFFIDSGFAGITHFDDEKEVVLTSLQTGDLIGAEGFVQGLAWSVSLSAQTELQVRVLERQAFLDIAARHPGLEEKIRYYCNHYDVVPYLINISDNDSQAAIGKAIEVRSASEFLDAAGNPVDPIVSGTLQYIARGGYCFSLPFIHEENPGVVLGRQVSSDIELPDGSQRKCFGVIAGAGHHDWNEQLLYLYVKFYHPLGKADYLCHSLELM is encoded by the coding sequence ATGGAAATAGATAGAGAACGACAGGCACAGGCGTTGGCAAAGGCCAAAGAAATAATCGCCGACGCAGAAAAGAAACGGGAAGCGGCGCGGGTGGAAAAAGGAGTGGCCATCTTTCTCCAGGGAAAATTCGAAATCCTCCACAATGATGAATTGGTGGAGAATCTGGCCTCTTACACGCTGAATAAATATATCACCGATAATCGCGACGACGCGGTAAAAATCCTGCATAAACTGGGTAAGAGCCTGTGCTGGGATGATAAGGCAATTCGTGAGCGTTCGTTGATGGTAGTTTCGGTTTTTACCGAAATTACCCTGGAGGAGGACTTTGCCGAATTCAGGGAAATAGTGGCACGGATTCTTGTCGACTGGTTGAAATTCGAGTCTGAGTACATTGCCGGTTTTGAAATTGTGTGTCTGCAGCTCCAGAAGATCGTGCTGCGCATGCTGTACGCCGGTCAATGGCATGAGCTGGAAAATCTGATCATCGTGTTACAGCAGATCAGTTCCGGGGCCATCGTCAAAAACAACCTGATACGCGGCATGACCGCAAAGGTTCATGAAAATCTGGCAGAACCGGACTTGCTGGATAAACTGGTCAATGTCTATCTCGATGAAAACGATGATCGCCGATCGCTGGCCGAAAGTTTGTTGGTACATCTGGGACGACTGGCAGCCGCTTTCCTCGTGCAAAAGCTCATCTACTGCAACACCAAAGAGGATCGTTTTGCCCTGATTGATTTGATCCCACGGGTCGGTGAAGTCAGTGTCCCGATTCTAGTCAATTGCCTGAAGGAAGAGCCGCCTTGGTTCGTTATTCGCAATATCATCCTGATCATCTCCCGCCTTGGGGATCCCAGCCTGTATGAGATCGTTGAACCATATCTGACCCATAAGGACATCAGAGTTCAGCAACAGGTGATCAATTGCATCGAGACCCTTGGCGGCAAATTTATGCGCAAACGGCTGATCCAGGCTCTGATGAACATCAATGACGAACTGAAAGGGCACCTTATCGTTCATCTGGGCCAGTACGAGGGCAAAGATATCGGCGAGGCGTTCATCGATCTATTGGAACAGCGTGACACCATTGCCAGCCATGTCCGCCACGATCTTATTTTGAAACTCTGTATCAAGCTGAAATTCTATCCGTTCCAGCGAGCAATGGACTGTCTGCGCGAGTTGATCAATGAACGCCGGCGCAGCTACGGTGAAGCGGACAAGATAACCATGGCTGCCGCAACATCGCTTCAAGCCATTGAAATAAAGATGAAATCTCCCGATGATGCAGTTTTTGCCGGAAAAGGGGGGCTCTTGGTTGAGGCAGCCGAAGAACAGGAGGTAGCCTTTGGCGAAGGTGTCTTCGGACAGGGTGAGGAACGAGACAACCTGGGTGCCCTGTTCTCAGCCAGTGAGATCACCCACCTGGCAGCGGGAGAAGAGTTGAGCGCTTCCCTCGAGGATGTCGCTCCATCCCACGCTCAGACGGCCGGTCAGGAGATGCCGTTTTATGCTAGCCAGGAGCATCATCTGACGGTTTGGAGCAAACTGTACGAGCAGATGAGCACCGAAGAGGTGAACGATTTCTTTGCCATCCTCAAACCGAAGGTCTATCAAGCCAATGAGGAGATTGTCCACCAGGGAGAAACGGTGACGGATCTGTTCTTTATCGATAGCGGTTTTGCCGGGATCACTCATTTCGATGATGAAAAAGAAGTGGTATTGACCAGTCTGCAGACCGGTGACTTGATTGGGGCCGAGGGTTTTGTTCAGGGGCTGGCCTGGTCGGTGTCGTTGTCGGCCCAGACCGAGCTACAGGTCCGAGTGTTGGAGCGACAGGCCTTCCTGGATATTGCTGCCAGGCATCCCGGCCTGGAGGAGAAAATCCGATACTATTGTAATCACTATGATGTGGTTCCCTACTTGATCAACATCAGCGACAACGACAGCCAGGCAGCCATCGGGAAAGCTATCGAGGTCCGTTCGGCATCAGAGTTTCTTGATGCCGCCGGCAACCCCGTCGACCCAATAGTCAGCGGCACCTTGCAATACATAGCCCGTGGTGGGTACTGCTTCTCGCTTCCCTTTATTCACGAAGAAAATCCCGGTGTGGTGCTGGGTCGTCAGGTCTCATCGGATATCGAATTGCCCGATGGATCACAACGCAAATGCTTTGGAGTCATTGCCGGGGCCGGCCACCATGACTGGAATGAGCAACTGCTTTATCTCTACGTGAAATTTTACCATCCTCTGGGGAAGGCCGATTATCTCTGCCACAGCCTGGAACTGATGTGA
- a CDS encoding GGDEF domain-containing response regulator, translating to MEEHGDGAATILVVDDDDLVLKTLNVLVSTLGYRCLSAANGLEAVDILRKTKCDIVLSDLMMPQMDGIELLKYIIRNHSDTDVIIATGYSEQTSYADVIKAGAIDFIKKPIDQAELEAKLARALRERYMIRKLEALSMCDGLTSLLNRRAFDLRFPREVERAYRQNYRLFLAMIDIDNFKEYNDTHGHDEGDKVLIALGDIMKISTRNSVDLCFRLGGDEFAVLLPQTTATQATEIVQRILLRYVESDFGGTTLSIGIISCSRDRSLPLSSDIATMQKRADQAMYDAKHSGKNCVVCRV from the coding sequence ATGGAAGAACACGGTGACGGCGCAGCGACCATACTGGTGGTGGACGATGACGATTTGGTGTTGAAAACGCTGAATGTATTGGTTTCAACCCTCGGATATCGCTGCCTGAGTGCTGCCAACGGACTGGAAGCCGTAGATATACTGAGAAAAACGAAATGTGATATCGTTCTTTCCGATCTCATGATGCCGCAGATGGACGGCATCGAGTTGCTCAAGTATATCATCCGCAATCATTCCGACACCGATGTCATTATCGCCACCGGGTATAGCGAACAGACCAGCTATGCCGATGTGATCAAAGCCGGGGCGATCGATTTCATCAAAAAGCCGATCGATCAGGCGGAACTCGAAGCGAAACTGGCCAGGGCACTTCGCGAGCGTTATATGATCCGCAAACTGGAAGCGCTTTCCATGTGCGACGGGTTGACCTCCCTGCTCAATCGCCGAGCGTTTGATCTCCGGTTTCCCCGTGAAGTGGAACGGGCCTATCGGCAGAATTATCGGCTCTTCCTGGCAATGATCGACATCGATAATTTCAAGGAGTACAACGATACGCACGGTCATGATGAGGGGGACAAGGTGCTTATCGCTCTTGGCGATATCATGAAGATATCGACTCGAAACAGTGTCGATCTCTGCTTTCGTCTCGGTGGCGATGAATTTGCCGTATTGTTGCCGCAGACCACAGCGACGCAGGCTACTGAGATCGTGCAGCGAATCCTGCTCAGATACGTGGAGAGCGACTTTGGCGGGACAACGTTGTCGATCGGCATTATCTCCTGTTCCCGGGACAGATCTCTCCCCCTCAGCTCGGATATTGCCACCATGCAGAAACGTGCCGATCAGGCCATGTACGACGCCAAGCATTCGGGGAAGAACTGCGTCGTCTGCCGGGTTTGA
- the purF gene encoding amidophosphoribosyltransferase, whose translation MKLLTPSPACTPQTSLRPTHECGVCGIYDHQDAARFAYFSLYALQHRGQESAGIVTSNGKQVYNQKDMGLVADVFSEETLNKLPGNIAIGHVRYSTTGASNIINTQPLLISHKGKSLAVAHNGNLVNSIELRRDLEQKGSIFQTTMDSEVILHLMAHASDRPFEDALQETLTLLKGAFSMVMMTNDTLIAIRDPNGFRPLCLGKLPNGGYIVASETCALDLVEATYIRDIAPGEVLICRDQQLTSIYPWPPCRSSFCIFENVYFARPDSDIFGINVYQTRKRMGQILARECRIDGDFVMPFPDSGNYAAIGYSQESGIPLEFGVIRNHYVGRTFIQPTQSMRDFNVRVKLNPVRSFLEGKRVIIIEDSIIRGTTGKSRVRSLRNAGAKEVHMLVSCPPTRHPCFYGIDFPSTKELIAAQYEVPAIAGHLGLDSLYYLSLEGMVEATGMTMEDFCLACFNADYPVPPDRSFHKDALGGCGC comes from the coding sequence ATGAAACTTTTGACCCCGTCCCCTGCCTGCACGCCTCAAACCTCACTCCGCCCCACTCATGAATGCGGCGTGTGCGGTATTTACGATCATCAGGATGCCGCCCGGTTTGCCTATTTCAGCCTCTATGCCCTGCAGCACCGCGGGCAGGAAAGCGCCGGCATCGTCACTTCCAACGGAAAACAGGTCTACAATCAGAAGGATATGGGTCTGGTAGCCGATGTTTTTTCCGAAGAAACGCTCAACAAACTTCCCGGCAACATCGCCATCGGCCATGTCCGATATTCGACCACCGGTGCGTCGAACATTATCAACACCCAACCATTGCTCATCAGCCACAAGGGAAAAAGCCTGGCCGTCGCCCATAACGGCAACCTGGTCAACTCCATCGAGCTGCGCCGAGATCTGGAACAGAAAGGCTCCATCTTCCAGACCACAATGGACAGCGAGGTAATTCTGCACCTGATGGCCCATGCCTCGGACCGGCCGTTCGAAGATGCCTTGCAAGAGACCCTGACTCTGTTGAAAGGCGCCTTCTCCATGGTGATGATGACCAATGACACGCTGATCGCCATCCGCGATCCGAACGGCTTCCGACCGCTCTGTCTCGGCAAGCTGCCCAACGGGGGGTACATCGTCGCTTCCGAGACCTGCGCTCTTGATCTGGTGGAAGCGACATACATCCGGGATATCGCGCCCGGCGAGGTCCTCATCTGCCGGGACCAGCAACTCACCTCGATCTATCCCTGGCCTCCCTGCCGCAGTAGCTTCTGCATCTTTGAAAACGTCTATTTTGCCCGGCCGGATTCAGATATTTTCGGCATCAACGTCTATCAGACCCGAAAACGAATGGGCCAGATTCTCGCCCGTGAATGTCGGATCGACGGTGATTTTGTCATGCCCTTTCCCGATTCCGGCAACTATGCGGCCATCGGCTATTCGCAGGAATCAGGTATCCCACTTGAATTTGGCGTCATCAGGAACCATTACGTGGGCCGAACCTTCATCCAACCGACCCAGTCGATGCGGGACTTCAACGTCCGGGTCAAGCTCAATCCGGTCCGCTCCTTTCTTGAGGGGAAACGGGTCATCATCATCGAGGACTCGATCATTCGCGGTACTACGGGAAAAAGCCGGGTTCGCTCCCTGCGCAATGCCGGCGCCAAAGAAGTGCATATGCTGGTCAGCTGCCCTCCGACCCGCCATCCCTGCTTCTACGGTATCGACTTTCCCTCTACCAAGGAGTTGATTGCTGCCCAGTATGAGGTTCCAGCAATCGCCGGTCATCTTGGCCTTGATTCGCTCTATTACTTGAGCCTGGAAGGTATGGTGGAGGCCACCGGCATGACCATGGAGGACTTCTGCCTCGCCTGTTTCAATGCCGACTACCCGGTACCGCCCGACCGGTCATTTCACAAGGATGCGCTCGGCGGCTGTGGCTGTTGA
- a CDS encoding M20/M25/M40 family metallo-hydrolase codes for MTIHINNERLADHFVTLCETSSPSREERPVAEYLRRVFADLGADFIHEDDSAEKTGANCGNLIIRFTGSTAAPPVFFACHMDTVKPGHGVHVQRDGDIFTSKGDTVLGGDDKSGIAPLIEMMSLLKEHDTPHRTIELIFTTCEEIGLQGAKALDCRPLQSRFGYALDSSGIDKAIVAAPAANKVRIEVRGTAAHAGLNPEAGVNALVIAAQAISRLQLGRIDDESTANIGVIEGGVATNIIPEHITLKGEVRSHSMIKLDAFTNEMKQRFEDATAAWVLPADSAARRPSMEFVVETDYPSMCLQENDIALETVRRAAQRAGRPLTFVIGGGGSDANIFNSHGLQTAILATGMTDVHTTDEKLDLKDMVRLTELLHAIATE; via the coding sequence ATGACGATTCATATCAATAACGAACGGCTGGCCGACCACTTTGTCACCCTTTGTGAAACCAGCAGCCCCTCTCGCGAGGAGCGACCGGTTGCCGAATACTTGCGCCGGGTCTTTGCCGACCTCGGGGCCGATTTTATCCATGAGGACGATTCGGCAGAAAAAACCGGGGCCAACTGCGGCAACCTGATTATCCGTTTCACCGGATCCACTGCCGCCCCCCCGGTCTTTTTCGCCTGCCATATGGATACGGTGAAGCCCGGGCACGGCGTGCACGTCCAACGGGACGGCGATATCTTCACCAGCAAAGGGGATACCGTGCTCGGCGGTGACGACAAGTCAGGCATCGCCCCGCTCATCGAAATGATGAGCCTGCTCAAGGAGCACGATACCCCGCATCGGACCATTGAATTGATTTTCACCACCTGCGAAGAGATCGGCCTGCAGGGAGCCAAGGCTCTGGATTGCCGGCCACTCCAGTCCCGGTTCGGCTACGCCCTTGACTCCAGTGGTATCGATAAAGCGATTGTCGCCGCCCCGGCAGCCAACAAAGTGAGAATCGAGGTGCGCGGCACTGCCGCGCACGCCGGGCTCAATCCCGAGGCCGGGGTCAATGCGCTGGTCATTGCCGCCCAAGCGATCTCACGATTGCAGCTCGGCCGCATCGACGACGAGTCTACCGCCAACATCGGGGTCATCGAAGGCGGGGTCGCCACCAACATCATCCCTGAACACATTACTCTGAAAGGAGAGGTACGCAGCCACTCGATGATCAAACTCGACGCCTTTACCAATGAGATGAAACAACGGTTCGAAGACGCTACCGCGGCCTGGGTCCTCCCTGCCGATTCCGCTGCCCGTCGGCCATCGATGGAATTCGTCGTGGAAACCGATTATCCGTCCATGTGCCTGCAGGAGAACGACATCGCCCTTGAGACCGTGCGCCGGGCCGCCCAGAGGGCCGGCCGTCCTCTGACTTTCGTCATTGGCGGCGGCGGCAGCGACGCCAATATCTTCAACAGCCATGGGCTACAGACCGCCATCCTGGCCACCGGCATGACCGACGTTCATACCACCGACGAAAAGCTCGATCTCAAGGATATGGTGCGCTTGACCGAATTGCTCCACGCCATCGCCACCGAATGA